One genomic segment of Flagellimonas marinaquae includes these proteins:
- a CDS encoding RNA polymerase sigma-70 factor: MDSLSVFREIQQKNQFVFKRFFEDTYEDLVQYADSYLFEKSISEDIVQEVFIYLWENASKIKIATSFNAYLFTMVRNRCLNHLKSIKITDRAKVLDMQHFIGTDYELDVFSEEDQLIIHNQVLKVVEMLPSKMQRIVRMKYIENYKYVDIAEELGISVNTVKTQLKRAKIRIAEQLITVIAVLLTK, translated from the coding sequence TTGGATTCTCTATCGGTTTTTCGGGAAATACAGCAAAAGAACCAGTTTGTGTTCAAACGGTTTTTTGAGGATACCTACGAAGATTTGGTTCAGTACGCCGATAGCTATCTTTTCGAAAAATCGATCAGTGAAGATATTGTACAGGAGGTTTTTATCTATTTATGGGAGAATGCCTCCAAAATTAAAATTGCGACCTCTTTTAATGCGTATCTCTTCACGATGGTTCGCAATAGATGCCTGAATCATCTAAAATCAATAAAAATTACAGATCGCGCCAAGGTTTTGGATATGCAGCATTTTATTGGTACTGATTACGAGTTGGACGTTTTTTCTGAGGAGGATCAACTCATTATACACAATCAAGTACTCAAAGTTGTTGAAATGTTACCATCTAAGATGCAACGTATTGTACGCATGAAATATATCGAAAATTATAAATACGTGGACATTGCCGAAGAGCTGGGAATATCCGTCAATACGGTAAAGACACAATTAAAGCGAGCCAAGATCAGAATTGCTGAACAATTGATCACGGTAATCGCTGTTTTGCTTACCAAGTAG
- a CDS encoding FecR family protein, which translates to MEFKLILKKLNNSLSEEERKIFDAWIAESERHKNYFDRVEKGYLKSPESVGIDEGWSKLSSKLAIERKKRNVVYIKYVAAAVILLIVSLPLVFKKSQHELPIQQVAEKKIEVGTDKATLTLEDGTQVALEKGDSFMRQNVSSNGEQLVYQKSRSSENARLTYNTLTIPRGGQFYVVLSDSTKVWLNSDSQLRYPVNFVDHQPRKVELVYGEAYFEVSPSSLHNGTHFMVKTQGQEVDVLGTAFNIKAYREDSEVSTALVHGRVTVNQNGNTEELAPGYQSVFDPLAGTVQIAKADVNSIVAWKDGLFNFKDMPLGEILVTISRWYNAEIQIKNQEKAAIEFNGMFNRNQELEKILTIIENTNEVKLTTEGNTIIVE; encoded by the coding sequence ATGGAATTTAAACTCATTCTTAAAAAGCTGAACAACTCCCTTTCGGAAGAGGAGAGAAAAATTTTTGATGCATGGATAGCTGAATCCGAACGGCACAAAAACTATTTCGATAGGGTAGAAAAAGGATATCTAAAATCTCCCGAATCTGTTGGTATTGATGAAGGTTGGTCCAAACTAAGTTCAAAATTGGCCATAGAACGAAAGAAACGGAACGTAGTTTATATAAAATATGTAGCTGCAGCGGTAATTTTGCTAATCGTATCGCTTCCGTTGGTGTTTAAAAAATCGCAGCACGAACTTCCTATACAACAGGTTGCCGAAAAGAAAATCGAGGTAGGTACGGATAAAGCAACCTTGACCTTGGAGGATGGTACCCAGGTCGCCCTGGAAAAAGGGGATTCCTTTATGCGCCAAAATGTAAGCAGTAACGGAGAGCAATTGGTCTATCAAAAGAGCAGGTCCAGTGAGAATGCCCGATTAACCTATAACACTCTGACCATACCTCGAGGGGGTCAGTTCTATGTTGTGCTCTCGGATAGCACCAAGGTGTGGCTCAACTCGGACAGCCAACTTAGATATCCCGTAAATTTTGTGGATCATCAGCCAAGAAAAGTTGAATTGGTATATGGTGAGGCCTATTTTGAGGTTTCCCCGAGCAGCCTCCACAACGGTACTCATTTTATGGTTAAAACCCAAGGCCAGGAAGTGGATGTGTTAGGAACGGCGTTTAATATTAAGGCCTATCGGGAAGATAGCGAAGTGTCAACAGCCTTGGTGCATGGTCGAGTTACCGTGAATCAGAACGGAAATACGGAGGAACTTGCTCCGGGGTATCAATCAGTGTTTGACCCATTGGCCGGAACCGTTCAGATTGCAAAGGCCGATGTAAACAGTATAGTTGCCTGGAAAGATGGGTTGTTCAATTTTAAGGATATGCCATTAGGCGAAATTTTGGTGACCATTTCTAGATGGTACAATGCCGAAATACAGATAAAAAATCAAGAAAAGGCAGCCATTGAATTCAATGGTATGTTCAATAGAAACCAAGAATTAGAAAAAATCTTAACAATAATCGAAAATACAAATGAAGTAAAGTTAACAACAGAGGGAAACACTATAATAGTGGAATAA